In Metopolophium dirhodum isolate CAU chromosome 7, ASM1992520v1, whole genome shotgun sequence, one genomic interval encodes:
- the LOC132948522 gene encoding protein ECT2-like isoform X2: MSAANGTGQNIQNNNNCDLEEELVKTQSVSSLESELSNFNIYLEKIYSSDSDVLLAIKKLNVSIKYLENLSDVNLLEKNDILVTTLFEELAVKRPCFKILGRPALLELAESPNGLQGINRHRYCNALVGAIVSVTGIQKRDEMARLLSLIRWMGGSFRESINYKTTHLVSGYACSAKSQYAYLHEIPVIGSSWLHAAWERRDEMEFKAINSSFFSEHKLKPFHGAKICFSGFTEEERSHMVDVLLQNGGTPIEDENDSECTHLVVNESSLDSIPPVKKNNAEILKEAWFWTSVQYQSCALTKEYLVTNLNVTNTPTSARVMSSTLTLSSSSRARKRKRHLDRLGSLLRPSPTPVATIGETSPTNSSGPSKRRSSAANTLDGLRLSCGSFLNFTNSPDHPSPFKLPKDPDIVIKDKPFSPRYQVFSELLQTEINYVGVLKTIITVYKEPLEEMIDKEDCLLNNTEIKIIFGNVLPIYQVHQEMLEELKCLATSWQEDSSIGSVFLKYSSELVKAYPPFVNFFEKTREMLLQCDQTKPRFHAFLKVGQTRPECCRQSLQELLIRPVQRLPSVSLLLNDILKHSDKNNPDHQALVSALASIREVMTHINEDKRKTEGQVVLFDIFNDIDNCPPHLVSSHRSFITKCDVVELSDNLSGRGDHLTIFVFSDVVEVCKKRKSFNGKSPKELNSGSHKLNGGAKSYKHIKLMPLNIIKQVIDIKETEDCRNTFSLMIIDNHDFKERLYTFTMTGSNSIANYKNIFLKNISQQVANTVCSGNILVSLDSQQLDIDTSEITTGTLGKAFKFASRTRIKVGRALSFNKTPSKLKRAVSTMMSPVLSLTNNGGLGTHALTPSTQLANMHLASCTNLNEMSSDDHTFPSPPMSVQPSRKNKTSMLSLSSAPR, translated from the exons GTGTTTCAAGTTTGGAATCCGAGttgtcaaattttaatatttatttggaaaaaatatattcttctgATTCAGATGTATTATTAGCTATTAAG aaattaaatgtaTCAATTAAATACTTAGAAAATCTATCAGATGTaaatttattggaaaaaaatgatATCTTGGTCACCACCCTGTTTGAAGAACTTGCAGTCAAACGTCCATGTTTCAA AATTCTTGGGCGTCCAGCTTTGTTGGAATTGGCTGAAAGTCCTAATGGTTTACAGGGCATTAATCGCCATCGTTATTGCAATGCACTTGTTGGCGCCATTGTCAGTGTCACAGGGATTCAAAAGAGAGATGAAATG gcACGTCTTCTGAGTTTGATCCGTTGGATGGGTGGTAGTTTTCGAGAAAGTATTAATTACAAAACTACTCATTTAGTGTCTGGTTATGCATGTAGTGCTAAATCCCAATATGCATATTTACATGAAATTCCAGTTATTGGATCTTCGTGGCTACATGCAGCGTGGGAGAGACGCGATGAAATGGAATTCAAAGCAATCAATTcatcattt ttttcagAACATAAGCTAAAACCATTCCATGGAgccaaaatatgtttttcaggGTTCACGGAAGAAGAACGATCACATATGGTTGACGTTTTGTTACAAAATGGAGGGACTCCTATAGAGGATGAAAATGATTCAGAATGCACTCAtctg gttgtTAATGAATCTTCATTAGATTCGATTCCTCCTGTCAAGAAAAATAATGCTGAAATTCTGAAAGAAGCATGGTTCTGGACATCTGTGCAATATCAGAGTTGCGCCTTAACAAAAGAATATTTAGTAACCAAT TTAAATGTGACCAACACACCTACCTCTGCTCGTGTAATGTCATCTACGTTGACACTAAGTTCTTCTTCTCGTGCACGCAAAAGAAAAAGGCATTTAGACCGTTTGGGTTCTTTGCTAAGGCCTAGTCCAACACCTGTAGCAACTATTGGAGAAACATCACCAACCAATAGTTCAGGGCCGTCAAAACGACGGTCATCAGCTGCCAACACCCTTGACGGCCTAAGGTTGTCGTGtggatcatttttaaatttcacaaaCAGCCCAGATCATCCATCACCTTTTAAACTCCCAAAAG ATCCAGATATAGTTATAAAAGATAAACCATTTAGTCCACGATATCAAGTTTTCTCTGAATTATTACAGACTGAGATTAACTATGTGGGAGTGTTAAAGACAATAATTACT gtGTACAAAGAACCATTAGAAGAAATGATAGACAAAGAAGACTGTTTGCTTAAtaatactgaaattaaaattatttttggaaatgtttTACCTATTTATCAAGTGCATCAAGAAATGTTAGAAGAGCTCAAATGCCTTGCTACATCATGGCAAGAAGATAGTAGTATAGGCAGTGTTTTTCTCAAATAT TCCAGTGAATTAGTGAAAGCTTATCCACCGtttgtgaatttttttgaaaaaacaagaGAGATGTTATTGCAGTGTGATCAAACAAAACCTCGTTTTCATGCTTTCCTCAAGGTCGGTCAGACAAGACCCGAATGTTGTCGACAGAGTCTACAAGAACTTCTCATTCGACCTGTGCAACGCTTACCCAGCGTTAGCCTCTTGTTAAATG acataTTGAAACATTCTGACAAGAATAACCCTGATCACCAAGCTCTTGTATCAGCCCTAGCCAGTATACGAGAAGTAATGACTCATATAAATGAAGACAAAAGAAAGACTGAAGGTCAAGTTGtactttttgatatatttaatgatatcgaTAATTGTCCT ccTCATTTAGTTTCTTCACATCGAAGTTTTATCACAAAATGTGATGTAGTTGAGCTAAGTGATAACCTTAGTGGTCGTGGGGATCATctaacaatatttgttttttcagacGTTGTTGAA GtttgtaaaaaaagaaaatctttTAATGGAAAAAGTCCAAAAGAACTAAATTCGGGTTCACATAAATTAAATGGCGGTGCCAAATCATATAAACATATCAAATTGATGccgttaaatataattaaacaagtTATAGATATTAAAGAGACTGAAG ACTGTCGTAATACATTTTCGTTAATGATTATTGACAATCATGACTTTAAAGAACGATTGTATACGTTTACTATGACTGGTAGTAATAGCAttgctaattataaaaatatattcttaaaaaatatatcgcaACAAGTGGCCAACACCGTGTGTTCT ggCAATATATTAGTATCATTGGATTCTCAGCAATTGGACATCGATACAAGTGAAATTACTACTGGTACTCTTGGGAAAGCtttcaa ATTTGCAAGCAGAACACGCATTAAAGTTGGACGAGCATTGAGCTTTAATAAAACTCCCAGCAAGTTAAAACGAGCAGTGTCTACAATGATGAGTCCTGTTCTTAGCTTGACTAACAATGGAGGGCTGGGTACGCACGCCCTAACACCGTCCACACAATTAGCCAATATGCACTTAGCATCGTGCACCAATTTAAAT GAAATGTCATCAGATGACCATACGTTTCCATCGCCACCAATGTCAGTTCAGCCAAgcagaaaaaataaaacgtcgATGTTAAGTCTATCGTCGGCGCCCAGGTAG
- the LOC132948522 gene encoding protein ECT2-like isoform X1, with translation MSAANGTGQNIQNNNNCDLEEELVKTQSVSSLESELSNFNIYLEKIYSSDSDVLLAIKKLNVSIKYLENLSDVNLLEKNDILVTTLFEELAVKRPCFKILGRPALLELAESPNGLQGINRHRYCNALVGAIVSVTGIQKRDEMARLLSLIRWMGGSFRESINYKTTHLVSGYACSAKSQYAYLHEIPVIGSSWLHAAWERRDEMEFKAINSSFFSEHKLKPFHGAKICFSGFTEEERSHMVDVLLQNGGTPIEDENDSECTHLVTKEGSSPLGDRDPNTAPCLRGVLAPKNLIQAFDKEDSSPNTRNGGLKRSLSVVDGGNVSHETKKIRLQFLDMDCDEFLFKHPNPMSARLDQTDQTLVVNESSLDSIPPVKKNNAEILKEAWFWTSVQYQSCALTKEYLVTNLNVTNTPTSARVMSSTLTLSSSSRARKRKRHLDRLGSLLRPSPTPVATIGETSPTNSSGPSKRRSSAANTLDGLRLSCGSFLNFTNSPDHPSPFKLPKDPDIVIKDKPFSPRYQVFSELLQTEINYVGVLKTIITVYKEPLEEMIDKEDCLLNNTEIKIIFGNVLPIYQVHQEMLEELKCLATSWQEDSSIGSVFLKYSSELVKAYPPFVNFFEKTREMLLQCDQTKPRFHAFLKVGQTRPECCRQSLQELLIRPVQRLPSVSLLLNDILKHSDKNNPDHQALVSALASIREVMTHINEDKRKTEGQVVLFDIFNDIDNCPPHLVSSHRSFITKCDVVELSDNLSGRGDHLTIFVFSDVVEVCKKRKSFNGKSPKELNSGSHKLNGGAKSYKHIKLMPLNIIKQVIDIKETEDCRNTFSLMIIDNHDFKERLYTFTMTGSNSIANYKNIFLKNISQQVANTVCSGNILVSLDSQQLDIDTSEITTGTLGKAFKFASRTRIKVGRALSFNKTPSKLKRAVSTMMSPVLSLTNNGGLGTHALTPSTQLANMHLASCTNLNEMSSDDHTFPSPPMSVQPSRKNKTSMLSLSSAPR, from the exons GTGTTTCAAGTTTGGAATCCGAGttgtcaaattttaatatttatttggaaaaaatatattcttctgATTCAGATGTATTATTAGCTATTAAG aaattaaatgtaTCAATTAAATACTTAGAAAATCTATCAGATGTaaatttattggaaaaaaatgatATCTTGGTCACCACCCTGTTTGAAGAACTTGCAGTCAAACGTCCATGTTTCAA AATTCTTGGGCGTCCAGCTTTGTTGGAATTGGCTGAAAGTCCTAATGGTTTACAGGGCATTAATCGCCATCGTTATTGCAATGCACTTGTTGGCGCCATTGTCAGTGTCACAGGGATTCAAAAGAGAGATGAAATG gcACGTCTTCTGAGTTTGATCCGTTGGATGGGTGGTAGTTTTCGAGAAAGTATTAATTACAAAACTACTCATTTAGTGTCTGGTTATGCATGTAGTGCTAAATCCCAATATGCATATTTACATGAAATTCCAGTTATTGGATCTTCGTGGCTACATGCAGCGTGGGAGAGACGCGATGAAATGGAATTCAAAGCAATCAATTcatcattt ttttcagAACATAAGCTAAAACCATTCCATGGAgccaaaatatgtttttcaggGTTCACGGAAGAAGAACGATCACATATGGTTGACGTTTTGTTACAAAATGGAGGGACTCCTATAGAGGATGAAAATGATTCAGAATGCACTCAtctg GTTACAAAGGAAGGTTCTAGTCCTTTAGGCGATCGAGATCCAAATACAGCACCGTGTTTACGAGGTGTTTTGGCTCCTAAAAATCTAATTCAAGCATTTGATAAAGAGGATTCAAGTCCTAATACTCGAAATGGGGGGTTAAAAAGATCACTGAGTGTGGTAGATGGTGGAAATGTGTCTCATGAAACCAAGAAGATTCGCCTTCAATTTTTAGACATGGATTGCGATGAGTTTTTGTTTAAACATCCTAATCCTATGTCAGCACGTTTGGATCAAACCGATCAAACTTTG gttgtTAATGAATCTTCATTAGATTCGATTCCTCCTGTCAAGAAAAATAATGCTGAAATTCTGAAAGAAGCATGGTTCTGGACATCTGTGCAATATCAGAGTTGCGCCTTAACAAAAGAATATTTAGTAACCAAT TTAAATGTGACCAACACACCTACCTCTGCTCGTGTAATGTCATCTACGTTGACACTAAGTTCTTCTTCTCGTGCACGCAAAAGAAAAAGGCATTTAGACCGTTTGGGTTCTTTGCTAAGGCCTAGTCCAACACCTGTAGCAACTATTGGAGAAACATCACCAACCAATAGTTCAGGGCCGTCAAAACGACGGTCATCAGCTGCCAACACCCTTGACGGCCTAAGGTTGTCGTGtggatcatttttaaatttcacaaaCAGCCCAGATCATCCATCACCTTTTAAACTCCCAAAAG ATCCAGATATAGTTATAAAAGATAAACCATTTAGTCCACGATATCAAGTTTTCTCTGAATTATTACAGACTGAGATTAACTATGTGGGAGTGTTAAAGACAATAATTACT gtGTACAAAGAACCATTAGAAGAAATGATAGACAAAGAAGACTGTTTGCTTAAtaatactgaaattaaaattatttttggaaatgtttTACCTATTTATCAAGTGCATCAAGAAATGTTAGAAGAGCTCAAATGCCTTGCTACATCATGGCAAGAAGATAGTAGTATAGGCAGTGTTTTTCTCAAATAT TCCAGTGAATTAGTGAAAGCTTATCCACCGtttgtgaatttttttgaaaaaacaagaGAGATGTTATTGCAGTGTGATCAAACAAAACCTCGTTTTCATGCTTTCCTCAAGGTCGGTCAGACAAGACCCGAATGTTGTCGACAGAGTCTACAAGAACTTCTCATTCGACCTGTGCAACGCTTACCCAGCGTTAGCCTCTTGTTAAATG acataTTGAAACATTCTGACAAGAATAACCCTGATCACCAAGCTCTTGTATCAGCCCTAGCCAGTATACGAGAAGTAATGACTCATATAAATGAAGACAAAAGAAAGACTGAAGGTCAAGTTGtactttttgatatatttaatgatatcgaTAATTGTCCT ccTCATTTAGTTTCTTCACATCGAAGTTTTATCACAAAATGTGATGTAGTTGAGCTAAGTGATAACCTTAGTGGTCGTGGGGATCATctaacaatatttgttttttcagacGTTGTTGAA GtttgtaaaaaaagaaaatctttTAATGGAAAAAGTCCAAAAGAACTAAATTCGGGTTCACATAAATTAAATGGCGGTGCCAAATCATATAAACATATCAAATTGATGccgttaaatataattaaacaagtTATAGATATTAAAGAGACTGAAG ACTGTCGTAATACATTTTCGTTAATGATTATTGACAATCATGACTTTAAAGAACGATTGTATACGTTTACTATGACTGGTAGTAATAGCAttgctaattataaaaatatattcttaaaaaatatatcgcaACAAGTGGCCAACACCGTGTGTTCT ggCAATATATTAGTATCATTGGATTCTCAGCAATTGGACATCGATACAAGTGAAATTACTACTGGTACTCTTGGGAAAGCtttcaa ATTTGCAAGCAGAACACGCATTAAAGTTGGACGAGCATTGAGCTTTAATAAAACTCCCAGCAAGTTAAAACGAGCAGTGTCTACAATGATGAGTCCTGTTCTTAGCTTGACTAACAATGGAGGGCTGGGTACGCACGCCCTAACACCGTCCACACAATTAGCCAATATGCACTTAGCATCGTGCACCAATTTAAAT GAAATGTCATCAGATGACCATACGTTTCCATCGCCACCAATGTCAGTTCAGCCAAgcagaaaaaataaaacgtcgATGTTAAGTCTATCGTCGGCGCCCAGGTAG